The sequence AGCGGGTATCGTGGGGCCTTTTGAAGGAAGCAAAGCCCGTGATGTGCTCGTGCACGACGCAGCCCATCTGGAAGAAGTACTCAAATCACTCGGCTGAATTACGCCCGGCGTGCCGTCACCCAGCGGGGCAAAAGAGCCCTATTCGGGGTTACAAAGCGTTTCCCCTTCGACAATGATTGTAGCCAGCTGTTCAACAGTGGCGGGTTTCGTCATGAAGGCGCAGGCACCCAGCGCATAGCTCCGTTCTCGATCATCGGCCGTGCTCGACGTCGTCAAGATCGCGACCGGAACCTGCTGCCAGGCCGGATGCGCCTTGAGGGCAGCCAACGTCTCAAAACCAGTGAGGCGAGGCATATTTAGGTCCAGAATAATCAAGTTGGGCAATGC comes from Fibrella aestuarina BUZ 2 and encodes:
- a CDS encoding response regulator: MTQSTIFLVDDDDDDIYLAQLTFTKHFPAWALTSFCDGQALIDHLSEHPNAALPNLIILDLNMPRLTGFETLAALKAHPAWQQVPVAILTTSSTADDRERSYALGACAFMTKPATVEQLATIIVEGETLCNPE